Within Macrobrachium nipponense isolate FS-2020 chromosome 20, ASM1510439v2, whole genome shotgun sequence, the genomic segment TAATTGTATATCAATTGGTCATGATCTAGGCGTGTTCTATCGATACCCATGTGCCAATGTTGAGAGCAAAGAATTGTATATCAGAGTTACAGCCAGATTGGACAAACGAGATGGATGAATAACCTCATCCCAAAATTACCTCAAGGCAATAGACTTATATTAGTGAATAATCTGACTAATAACTCCCTTGCTTGGCTTTGGAATATTGGTAAGACTGACCCCTTCTTTATGTTATGGCCACCCATTATGAAATGCTAGGAGACAAAGTTTGTCCACGAAAAGGTGGCAAACCAGTAAATTTCCCCATCAATACTGATCTGCGATAGTTTGAGCTGAGGTTTCTTGCCATAAATTAATCTCTACCCGGTACATAATTGCCTAGGGTCGACAGAAGAACAGAGTTTTCAACATGGGAATCAAACTTTAGAAACTGTATCTTACTTCCGCAGTTTGCCTTGTTGTCTTCCAGACTGCAAGACGCTCCTGATCTCTGTGCCCAAATCATTGCTTTGGCCCCTCCGAAGCCCAAGGCCGAATTCCATAGGACTTTGTCTCAGGGAAACCTGGGCCAGAACAGGAAGGCAACGCCCAACGTCGTTGCACACCATCGGGTCAAACCTGATTATGTAGGATAACATATGGTACTGTTTTGGTTTTCTAAATGCTCGGTTATTACGATTCTAAATTAATTAAATCGGATAACTAAGGTATTTCTAGACTCTGCAAAGGGTTTGCACCTGAAGAAGTTTCTGATATTCAGGGAGTGACTGTGGAGCAGGATAAAGTTGCTGAGGGTGACAGAAAACCAGAGGGAATCAAAACGGATGCTCTGGTGAAGTGTTTTCTGTGTGTCACCAACAGTTTGAAATGAATCAACGATAATAAGTGGAGAACGAACGTTTGGCACATGTTGGATAATTGTATGAATCTTTGGTTAGaacatttgttaattaatttagttttctattaactgatctcttctctctgtatttctaatgtaatttctttcaaattatcACCATTTCCcgtggaagcttgaattctgaGTCAATGACACAGCATGgatttttcatatgaataaagccatctcctgaataataataataatcaataataataataaaataataataataataataataataataataataataataataataataataatgatatattgctAGCTTTTATTCATACTGTTTATGATGTGTTTGTGATGCAGTGCTCAtgtgattttatgattttttactgtaatttggACGCACCCTAAAACAAAACCCACTACAGAAAGAATCCAAGGAGTAATGCAAAGAGCATTAATACTACTAGTGTTCTACTAGTATACTCTACTACTCACACTAAAGGAGAGTTCCCTTCTACGTGGCTTGGAAATGAATTTATGTTTCACTGTCATCAGAGTCCATTCCTGAGCAAGTGGCACATAGTCTTCATAAAACTCATTACTTAACAAGTGATTGTATTCGTGAAAAGGAGGCTTGAACGAGAAAGAACATTGAAGGTTCCTACCTGAAGCTTTCGTTGTCAGTGCTTCGCTTGGCAACATCGAGGCTGCGTCGGAACCTGAAGAGATtggaaaagaaattataaaaaacttACAATGGTTTGAGATCTGTGCAATTCCTTCCAAGTGGTAACAGTCATTCAGATAGTGAGAATAAgaactggaagaaagagaagaagaaagtcaAAATAACAAAAGTCATTGTAATAATTGACTAACCTGAAGGTGGGTGATACCCAAACGACTGGGTGCAGGCCGTTGCTATCCTGGGGTATCATTTTGGTGATCCTGGGTTGCCTGGAGACCACGAAGGAAGGCCTGGAAGCTTGGATGATGCAGGGTACCATCAAAAAGAACAGCCAAGCAAGGGCATTCATGTTGCTTCTAAGTCCtggaatgaatgaaagaagagcTGTCACATTTCGAAAAGAGATTCTGGCTTGAGTTCACTAGATCTTATTAACTCCTTGAATACGAATTTATTGATTATAACTATAAGGAATTTGAAGCATGGCTTTGAATCTTCAGTCTTGACAAGTCTGTAGAGATGGAATACTCGCCCATGCCTTGCTTAAACTCCTACTAAAAGCCGCTGCTACCCATTTTAAACTGGATCAATTGATGGTGGTATGCCGGGCATGGACCTTGCAAATGCGAATTTAGTTCTCTACCAAAGTGCCACACCACccaatttattatgttttttaggGAGATTAGTTACAGTGGTATACGCCCTATCTTCTTAATAATGATTGCGTTTATATCAGATTAACAGTTTTTTATGTGACATTCTGACTTGTCATATTGACCAGTTGGCTAGTACTTAGTAATAATGCTTTGCTTTATGGAATCAAAGCATATTTCTATGTGATTAACAGGTCAACCATTTACCCAGTTTTCAAagagttataattattatttttgactTGTAATAACTGTTTTAAATTTGGCTGAATTTGTCTCAGAGGGCAAAATGATCATTCAGATTGTTATTTAAatcgaaaaataattttcatttatttccttgataGGAGTTTGAAGTAGAAGCAGTTCGTTTGATGTTACATAATCTTTAAGGTTGTGAGTCTCTGGAATATCTGCCGATAATTTGTTTGCTATTCTTAAATGTGCAGTAACCTTTTGACAATAACAACAGGTTGTACAAGATTTGCTTTTACGGTGATTAACTCCAGGATTTCTTGCCAAGGTTAACTCGAGAGAGTTACCTACACCAGTCAGTTAATTAAAGCAAGTTTGATTATTAACTTACCTTGAGGTGTGAGGGTGGGAGAAAaagcgacagagagagacagCGTTTGTCGGAACGCTGCGACAACTCTGGAAGAGGCGACAATGCGACACTCCAAGATCCAAGTCTCCTTTTTATCAGTCGTCTGCCGAGTACACATGCGCATGACAGCCCTAAAagcccctcctccttctcccttccCTTGTCCCCAGAAATGAGGGGGCGATTACCTTTGATTGCAGAGGCCTTTGGGAGCGGCAGAAAATCCCATGGCGAGCAATCACCGCTCAAGTAGTCAGAGACGCGAGATCGGGTGATGAAGGAAAATCACTTCTTCCATTTTGGAGCAGGAAAGTGGGACACGTAAATAAACCTACTGATGTTGTGTCTGTTTTTAGTTATCTGTAATAGAAAATGATTGAGATCGCTATTTGTATGtctgtccgccctttttctgtTCGACGTCAGCTCTTAAAAGCTACtgtgactagagggctgcaagtacATATggggatcatccaccctcccatcattaaacatatcaaattgcaacaGTCGaccctcagtagttgttattttatttaaggttaaagttagccttgatcgtgcgtctgaaTGTTTCGTGGGCAGctgctgagaatttcatacagtattatacgcactacagaaaacttgattgcgccaaagaaacttcggcgtatttttacTTGTTCTTTGTGTAATGACTGATTCTATTACTGACCAGGTTTTCATTGATATGCAAAAACCTCTTTAAAAAGCCATCGATTTTTCTCTAGTCGTTCCATTCTGTAACTACCACTTTTTTCTCactgtttatttattcacttattttatgtatttgagATTTCGTATCTAATTTTGTCACTGACTATAATTTTTAACTTCTCAGTGAGGACTTCATACATCCTTATGCAAATGAGGACTTATAGTCTTTTTCCGCTAtgcatttgttattttcttttgtcactgAAGACTCTGAGGACTTCATGTTGTTCTTTCGTCAGTGAGggctttacatttttctttagtCAATGAGGACATTATATTCTTCTTTTGTCACTGAGGACTTCACATTAGTTTCTTGTCACTAAGaactttatacatttttattttggtcacaaatgaatccttttttattttatgtcatgAAAAGCCTTTTGTCTCtttgggatgaaaatagtgaatatttatcagacatagatattaatgaagccaatattgggcagactattaatgaaattaaaaatggagctgcagctgggcctgatggtgtccctgctattttgttaaagaaagtagttcattctatcgcaaagctccttgcaatattattaagacaaggtgtagatacaggcaagatttatgatgagcacaaattagcatatattacccctactttcaaaagtggatcaagactagaggtaagtaattataggcctgtgagtctaacatcacacattatgaaagtgtatgaaagggtaatgaagaaaaatattatgaaacatttaataacaaataatttgtttaatataggagaacatggttttgtacccggaaaaagcacacaaacccaactgttagtccaccgtgagaacatatacagaaatataaaaaacggaaaagaaacagatgtggtttatctagactttgcaaaagcttttgacaaggtagatcataatatattagcgaagaaaattagaaaacataatttagtggacaaagtaggaagatggttaaaagaatttttacacaacagaaaacagatagttattgcaaacgatgagaaatcggatgaagccaaggtaatatccagtgtgccacaaggtactgtGCTAGCTGCATTGAtgcttgttattatgattgcagacatagacagtaatgttaagaataagtacagaaattacttgtgatgaagataggaacgcgctacaaagagaccttaacaaagtatatgattgggtagtgttaaataggatggtatttaactctgataaatttgaatcaataaattatggagatagagaaggaaagctatatgcatataggggacctaataatgaaacaatcacaaataaggaagcagttaaagaccttggtgtgatgttgaataggaacatgttatgcaatgatcaaatagcaattctattggcaaaatgtaaagcaaaaatgggaatgttgttacggcacttcaaaataagacaagctgaacacatgattatgctttataaaacgtatgttcgtagtccacttgaatattgcaatatgatatggtacccacactatcaaaaggatattgcacaaatagagagtgtacaaaggtcctttacagctaaaatagaagaagttacggggaaagactacaatttttaaaattatatagtctagaaggagaagagaacgctacatgataattcaggcatggaaacagatagaaggaatagccgaaaacatcatggagctaaaaatatcaaaaggaGCAAGCATACaagggaaaataaggaaagcacactggatattaatccactacgcaccagcatcgacaatgcagcgtctattcagtgtgttgccagctcatctgaggaatatatcaggagtgagcgtagatgtgtttaagaataagctcg encodes:
- the LOC135220105 gene encoding uncharacterized protein LOC135220105, yielding MRMCTRQTTDKKETWILECRIVASSRVVAAFRQTLSLSVAFSPTLTPQGLRSNMNALAWLFFLMVPCIIQASRPSFVVSRQPRITKMIPQDSNGLHPVVWVSPTFRFRRSLDVAKRSTDNESFRFDPMVCNDVGRCLPVLAQVSLRQSPMEFGLGLRRGQSNDLGTEIRSVLQSGRQQGKLRKFQRNYNDILRYGRSIDLQNTCQDCEEEEDKNLYAYSRAIIYPAAYSAISEDQGEDNEGESFMMESQPSEKVSSSSAIVKRDVPRSKEPGTHYRTLSSKDVASVEDNDVRDSGTDDSRDSF